The window GCGGCCAGCTCGGTGGCGGTCCAGGACGGCCGTCGCTGCAACAGCGCCAGCAGGCGCAGCACCCGCTCGGTCGTCGCTTCCACGGTCACCGGCTCATCGTTGCACGGATAACGGAACGATCCTGTCCGCTATCCACGGGAGGCTGGGGCCATGACCGACCAGACCTGGAACCCCCTGCTCCGTGACCAGCTCGCCTGGCACTGGGCCAACCAGTTGCGCGACCGCCTCGACGGGCTCACCGACGACGAGTACTTCTGGGAGCCGGCACCCGGCTGCTGGAACGTGCGCCCGCGCGGCACCAGCGCCGCGCCGGTGCAGGCGGGGGCCGGCGCGATGACCATCGACTTCGCGATGCCGACACCCGACCCGGCACCGTTCACGACGATCGCCTGGCGACTCGGGCACGTGATCGTCGGCGTGCTCGCCGTACGCAACGCCACGCACTTCGGCCGCCCGCCCACCGACTACCAGTCGTTCGAGTACGCCCCGACCGCGACCGAGGCGCTCGACCAGCTCGACACCGAGTACGCCGCGTGGCAGACCGGGGTCGAGTCCCTCGGCGAGAGCGGCCTCGCCCGGCGCTGCGGGGAGGCCGAGGGCCCGTACGCCGAGCGTTCCCTGGCGGAGCTGGTGCTGCACATCAACCGCGAGATGATCCACCATCTGTCCGAAGTGTGCCTGCTGCGCGACCTCCACCTGCACACTCATGGGCAGACCCGACAGGAGGCGAGCTGAGATGGCGCGCGACGTCCAGATCACTTTCGACTGCGCCGACCCGGCCGGGTTGGCAACGTTCTGGGCCGATGTCCTCGGCTACCAGTTGCAGGCCCCGCCCGGCGGCTTCGAGACGTGGGAGCAGGCACTGGAGGCGATGGGCGTGCCGCCCGAGAACCGCAACGACGCCTCGGGGTTGGTCGACCCTGAGGGCGCCCGGCCGCGGCTGTTCTTCCAACGGGTACCGGAGGGCAAGCAGGCCAAGAACCGCGTACACCTCGACGTGCGGGCCGCCCCCGGGCTGGAGGGTGACGCGCGGATGGCGGCCCTGGAGGCCGAGGCCGAGCGGCTCGTGTCCCGCGGCGCCACCCGGCTCCGGCGCCACGAGCCCGAACCCCCGCTCGGCGCCGGCCACATCGTGATGGCCGATCCCGAGGGCAACGAGTTCTGCCTCGACTGATCGGCCGCGCGATCGGGCAGGATGGGCCGATGGAGCTGGTCTCGATCGACGACGTCCGAAACGCCGCCGCCGACATCGTGGGCATCGTGTCGCGTACCCCGCTGCTGCGCACCGGATGGGACCCGGAGCTGTGGCTCAAGCCGGAGAGCCTGCAACCGGTGGGGTCGTTCAAGCTGCGCGGCGCGACCCACGCGGTCGCCCGGCTGACGCCCGAGGAGCGGGCGCGCGGGGTGGTCACCCACTCCTCCGGCAACCACGGCCTGGCCCTGGCGTACGCGGCCCGCGCGGCCGGCGTGCCGTGCCGGATCGTGGTGCCCGAGGGCGCCCCGGCCGCGAAGGTGGACCGGATCCGGGCGCTGGGCGTCGAGGTGCTGCTGGTGCCGCCGCCGCAACGCGGGCCGGAGGCGGAGCGGATCGCCGCGACGACGGGTGCGGTGCTGGTGCCGCCCTTCGACGACCGGCGTGTCATCGCCGGGCAGGGCACGGTCGGGCTGGAGATCGTCGAGGACCTGCCCGACGTCGACGTGGTGCTGGTGCCCGTGGGCGGCGGCGGGCTCTCCTCCGGCGTCGCGACCGCGGTCACCGCCCTGCGCCCGGCGGCGACGGTGATCGGCGTCGAGCCGGAACTCGCCGCCGACGCGCGGGAGTCGCTGGCGGCCGGGTCGGTGGTGGCGTGGGGCGAGGAGCGCACCTACCGGACGATGGCCGACGGGCTGCGCCTGCCGCCGTCCGAGCTGACCCTCGCCCACCTGCGGGCACGGCTCGACCGCATCGTCACGGTGACCGAGGAGGAGATCCGCGCCGCGATGGGCCGGCTGGTCTCCGACGCCCGCCTGGTGGTGGAGCCGAGCGGCGCGGTGGCGGTGGCCGCCCGGCTGTTCCGCGCCGCCGAGCTGCCGCCCGGCCGTACGGTCGCCGTGGTCACCGGCGGCAACGTCGACCCGGCGGTGCTGGCGGGCGTCCTGCGCTGAGCGGGCGTCGGGGAGGGCCCTCGTCGGTGCTGGCCCTCCCCGACCCCGTTCAGGCGCGGGCGAGGCGGTCGAGGATCCAGGCGTTGACGAACGCCTCCTCGCGCCAGGAGTCGTAACGGCCGCTGGGACCGCCGTGGCCGGCGCCCATCTCGGTCTTCAGCAGGTAGTCGCCCTGCGGGGCGACCGCCCGCAGCCGGGCGATCCACTTCGCCGGCTCGTGGTAGAGCACCCGGGTGTCGTTGAGGCTGGTCACCGCGAGGATCGCCGGATAGTCCACCGCCCGCACGTTCTCGTACGGCGTGTAGGACTTCATGTAGGCGTAGACCTCCGGGTCGGCCAGCGGGTTGCCCCACTCCTCCCACTCGGTGACGGTCAGCGGCAGCGACGGGTCGAGGATCGAGGTGAGCGCGTCCACGAAGGGCACCTGCGCGACGATCCCGGCGAACGCGTCCGGGGCGATGTTGGCGACCGCCCCCATCAGCAGCCCGCCGGCCGAGGCGCCCCGGGCCACGAGCCGGTCGCTGGTCGTCCAGCCCGCCTTGACCAGGTGCCGGGCGCAGGCCACGAAGTCGGTGAACGTGTTCTTCTTGGCCAGCAGCTTGCCCTGGTCGTACCAGCTGCGGCCCAGCTCGCCGCCGCCCCGGGTGTGCGCGACGGCGAAGATGACGCCCCGGTCCAGCAGGGAGAGCCGGGCGACGGAGAACCACGGGTCCATGCTCGCCTCGTACGAGCCGTAGCCGTAGATCACGCAGGGGGCGGAGCCGTCCTTCGGCGTGCCGGCCCGGCAGACCAGCGAGACCGGCACCCGGGTCCCGTCGTCGGCGAGCGCCCAGTCGCGGTGCTGCTCGTAGTCGGCCGGGTCGTACGCCCGCCCGTCCGGCCCGGGCTTCACCGGCTTCTGCCGGCGCAGCACCATCTGCCGGGTGACCAGGTCGTAGTCGTAGACCGAGTCGGGGGTGACCAGCGAGGCGTAGCGGAGCCGGATCTGCCCGGTGCGGTATTCCGGGTTGTCGTGCAGGCCGACGCTGTAGAGCGGCTCCGGGAAGTCGATGTCGAAGGCGTCGCCGCCGCCGACGGGCAGCACCCGCAGCCCGGTCAGCCCGTTGGTGCGCAGCGAGACGACCAGGTGGTCGGCGAAGGCGTCGACCGCCTCCAGTCGGGTGCCGGGCGAGTGCTCGATGAGCGGCACCCAGTCGCCGGGCGCGTCCGCCGACGTGTACGCCAGCGCGAAGTCCTCCGCGCCGTCGTTGTGCAGGATCAGGAAGCGGTGCCCGTGGTGCTCGACGGTGTATTCGACGCCCTGCCGCCGGGGCGCCACGGAGGCCGGCGCGCCGGTCGGGTTGCCGGCCGGGATCACCAGCACCTCGCTGGTGATCTTGCTGTGCACGTCGATGAGGACGAACCGCTCCGAGCGGCTCAGCTCCACGCCGACCCAGAACCGCTCGTCGTCCTCCTGGTAGACCACCACGTCCTCGGTGGACGCCGTGCCCAGGGTGTGCCGCCAGACCCGGTTGGGGCGCCACGTCTCGTCCACCGTCACGTAGAACAGCACGGAGGCGTCGGTGGACCAGGCGGTGCCGTAGAACGTGTCGGGCACCTCGTCGGGCAGCAGCTCGCCGGTGGACAGGTCCTTGACCCGCAGCGTGAACCGCTCGTCGCCGGAGAAGTCCGTGGAGTAGGCCAGCCACCGCCCGTCCGGGCTGACGTCGAACGCGCCGAGCGCGAAGAAGTCGTGCCCCTCGGCGAGCAGGTTGCCGTCGAGCAGCACCTCCTCGCCGTCGAGCGGCGCGCCGTCCGCGCTGACCGGCGGCTCGGTCTCGCCGTCCCGGACCGCCCGGCGGCACTGCACGCCGTACTGCTGGCCCTCGACCGTCCTGGTGTAGTACCAGTAGCCGCCCTTGCGGCCGGGCACCGACAGGTCGGTCTCCTGGGTGCGCCGGCGGATCTCCTCGAACAGGTCGGCGCGCAGCCCTTCGAGGTGCGCCGTCCGGGCCTCGGTGTACGCGTTCTCGGCGGTCAGGTAGGCGATCGTCTCCGGGTCGTCCTTGCCGGTGAGCCAGGCGTACTCGTCGACGACGGTGTCGCCGTGGTGGGTGCGCTCGCTGGGCACCCGCTTCGCCGTGGGCACGGGGGTCTCGGTGGTCACGGCGCCACGTTACCGGCCGCCCGCCGCCCGCCGCGCGGCCTCGTCGGCGACCCGCCGCCCCATCTTTCGAACATGTGTACGATGGCCGGCATGGCGGCTGCAGCGAGTTCCACCGACCGGCCCGGAGCCCTCGACATCACGCGGCGGTTGACGGAGATCTGCGGCCCGCCGTTCGCCCGCTTCGCCGGCCCCGCCGACGAGGTGGCCGGCTGCCCGGCCCGCTGGGTGGCCGTCCCGGGCGGCACGCGCGCGGCGGCGGAGGTGCTGCGGCTCGCCGCCCGGCACGACCTGACGGTGGTGCCGCGCGGCGCCGGCACGAAGATCGACTGGGGTGCCGCCCCCGACCGGGTGGACATCATGCTCGACACCGGCCGGCTCGCCGGGATCGGGCACGAGCCGGTCGGCGCGCCCACGACCGAGGTCGGGGCGGGCACCCCGCTGCGCGCGGTGCAGGCCACTCTGGACCGCACCGGGCAGCGCCTGGCGCTCGACGCCCCCTCGCCCGGGGCCACCCTCGGCGGCGTGCTCGCCGCCGGCGAGGCGGGACCGCTGCGGCACCGCCACGGCAGCCCCTGCGACCAGCTCGTCCGGGTGCGCTACCTCGACGGTGACGGCGAGCTCGTCGACGCCGGGGGCGGCGTGGCCGGGCTGGAGCTGGCCCGGCTGCTCTGCGGCTCGCAGGGGGCGCTCGGCGTGCTGGTCTCCGCGACCCTGCGGGTGCAGGCCGTCCCGGCCGGCCGGATCTGGGTCAGCCGACCGGTGTGGACCCCGCTGGAGGTGCACGACCTGGTCCGCACCGTGCTCGCCGCGCGCCTCGACCCGGCGGCGGTCGAGCTGGACCTGCCGGCCGGCGCGGGACCCCGGCCGCGCCAGGGCAGCCGGGCCGCCGCGATGGCCGCGCACCCGTCCATGGCGGGGCGCGCCGGCGGCGGCCCGGCCGGCGCCGGTCGGCTGGTGGTGTTGCTGGAGGGCGGCCCGGCCGATGTCGCCGAGCGCGCAGACCGGCTCGTCGCGCTCCTCGGCCCGGGCGCGGGCGCCAGCCACGCCGCGCCCGAGTGGTGGCGGCGCTATCCGTTCGGCCCGGGCGACACGGCGCTGCGCATCGAGGTGCCGATCGCCGACCTGCACGCCGCCGTCTACGCGCTGCGGGACGCCGCCGGCGGCCCCGTCCCGGTGCGCGGCTCCGCCGGCCTCGGCGTGGTGCACGCGGCCCTGCCCGCTGCCATGTCCCCCGACCGGGTGGCGTCGATCCTGGCCGCCGTCCGGGGCGTGCTCCTCGCCCGGCAGGGCCGGTGCGTGGTGGTCTCCGCGCCGGCGGCCGTCCGGCGGGCCGTCGACCTGTGGGGCGAGCTGGCCGGGCTGGCCCGACTGCGCGCGGCCAAGGAGCACCTCGATCCCCACCGCCGCCTCGCCCCGGGCCGCCTCCCGGGCGGCCTCTGACCACTCCGGCCAGCTCCCGGCGCGAGCGGGGCGGGACGGCGGCGCGGCCGGGGTCGCGCGCGGCTCAGTCCAACCACCATCGGTGCAGGTCGGCGCCGACCGGCGTGAAACGGCTCGCGGCCACGACCACCGCGCCGACGGTCAGGGCGAGCAGCACCCGCCACGTGCGGCGGGACATGGCCGACCGGTCCCGGGCCAGCAGGACCACGGCGTGGACCGCCAGCAGCGGCCCGGCAACCAGGCCGGCGAGGTAGAGCAGCGACACCGCGCCGTACAGCCAGGTGAGGGGGTTCGCTCCGCTCAGGCCGAACGGCACCAGGTCCTTCGGGTCGTACGCCCCGCTGCGCATCTCCTCGGGGCCGACCCCGGCGGCGGCCATCCGGCCGACCCAGAGCGCGAGGACGACGACGAAGGCGGCGGTGAGCGCCGACTGGGCGGCGAGGACGCTGCGCAGCAGCGGCGGCCGCTCGGCAGATGCATGGACGGTGCTCGACATGCGGTCAACCTAGCGAACTCCTCCGGCGGCGTCGGCCGGTCCGCCTGCTCGACCGGCCGTCCGTACCGGTGCCCACCGCCGCGATCGCCCGGCCCGATGGCGGCGTGCCGGCCCGTTGACGCCGTACGTGCCGCGACCCGTGCCGGCCCGGCGACCGCTGCTCAGGTCGCGTCGTTGCGGAGCACCAGAATGGCGATGTCGTCGCGGGGCGCCTCGGCCGAGAAGCCGATCGCCGTCGAGCGGAGCCGGGCCGCGATCACGTCGGCCGGGTAGCCGGCCAGCGGGGCGGCGGCGTCACGCAGCCGCTCGGTGCCGAACAGCTCCCGGCCGCGCCGCCGCTCGGTGACACCGTCGGTGTAGAAGACCAGCGAGTCCCCCGGGGCGAGCGGCACCTCGGCCGTCGGGGAGGCGATCGAGTCGAGCAGGCCGAGCGCGGTGCCGCCGATGCCGACGAAACGCGCCCCGCCGCCGGCGGGCAGCAGCACCGGCCGGTCGTGGCCGGCGAGGTGCAGGGAGACGTCGAGCCGGTCGCCGTCGCCGGGGCCGACCGCCGCCAGGGCCAACGTGCAGTAGCGCCCGCCGCCCCGCTCGAGCAGCGTCTCGTTGACCCGGGCCAGCGCCTCCGGCAGCGGCTTGCCGTCGCCCACCAGCACCCGGATGACGTCGCGGACCAGGCCGGTGACCGTCGCCGCCTGCACCCCCTTGCCCGAGACGTCGCCGATCACCACCAGCCAGCGGCCGTCCGGCAGGGGCACCACGTCGTAGAAGTCGCCGCCGACGTCGACGTCACCGCCGGTCGGGACGTACTCGGCGGCGAAGCCGATGCTCTCGACCACGGGAAGCACCGGCGGCAGCAGCGACTGCTGGAGGGTGTGCGCGACGCGCCGGCGCTCGGCGTGGATCCGGGCGTTCTCGATCGCCAGCGCCGACCGCCGGGCGACGTCCTCCAGCACGGCGACCTCGTCCGGGTCGTGCCGGTGTCGCTGGTGCCGGCCGACGGCCAGGGTGCCCAGCCGCTGACCCCGCGCGATCAACGGGACGGCGAAGCCCTCCATCGGCGCGCCGAGTGGCACCTGGGTGCCGTTGCGGGACGCCTCGCGCAGCCGGGCCTGGACCGAGTCCGGGCCGGTCTCCGCGAGCACCTGGTGCAGCTGGGGCAGCACCGACTCGTCGGCGTGGCTGGCCGCCGCGAGGCGGAGCCGGCCCCACTCGTCGGTCGTGTGGACCGCGCACCACTGCCCGAGCCGGGGCACCACGAGCTGGGGGACGAGCGCCATGGTCAACTCGACGTCCAGCGACTGCGCGAGCAGCTCGCTAGCCTCGGCGAGGAAGGTCAGCCAGGCCTGCCGGCGGACGTCCGCCCGGCGCAGCCGGTCGTTCTCCAGGTGCAGCGAGAGCCGCTCGGCCATCAGCACGGCCAGCGGTCGCGCGTACGCCGACGGTGCCGCGTCCAGCACCAGTTCACCGGTGTACGGCCGGTGCACGGCCAGCGCCACCCGGAGCAGCTCGTTGCCGGGCCGGGGCTGGCGGCCGTACCGGGCCAGCACCTGGGTGCCCTGCCCGTCCCCCCGGTCCAGCCGCACGACCCCGCCCGCCGCGCCGACCATCTCCGCCACCCGGGTGAGCAGGCTGGTCGCGAAGTCGGGCAGCGGATCCTCGGCGTACGGGTCGGGGGTGGTCTGCATCAGCTCGCTCATGGCCCCGGCGCTCGGCGCGGAGCTCTCCGGGGTCGCCGGTGCGCCGCCTCCGGCGGTCGCCGCGGCGGGTACCCGCGCGTGCCGGGTGCCCGTGGCCGGGCCGGGCAGGTCCAGCCGGAACCACACCCCCTTGCCGGTGGGCAGGTAGGTGGTGCCCCAGCGGCTGGCGAAGTGGTCGACCAGCAGCAGCCCCCGGCCGCGCTCGGAGACCTCGTCGATGTCGGTGGCGTCGTTGCGGACCCCGACGGTCAGCTCCTCCACCGGGCCGGCGGCGAAATCGGACACGGTGACGGTGATCCCGACCGGGTCGGCGACCACCTCGACGTCCAGTTCGGTGCGGGCGTGCTCCACCGCGTTGGTGGAGAGTTCGGTGGTGAGCAGCATGGCCTCGTTGGCCAGTTGGTCCAGGTGGGCCTCGGTGAGGACGGACCGCACGAGGGCCCGAGCCGCGGCCGGCGTACGCCGGTCTGCGGGGAGCCGGACGCGCCGGACGTGCTCGTCTCGGCCCCCGGTCGCCGCGGGCCCCGCCTCCGCTGACACCCCCGTATCCTCCACCGCCACCCGTGCGGGTGCCAAGCCGATCCCCGTACGCGCGCCCCCCGCCCCCGCCTCCCGCCTCGTCGATCATGCACTTGTGGTGGGCGATCGATGACGTTCGACCCGATTCGTCAGGCCCCACAACTGCATGATCGGCCCCTCGGGCGGGGCCCGGCGGGGCGGGGGCGGTGGGGGTGGGGGCGGTGGGGGTGGGGCGGGTCGGGCGCGTGGACGTGGCGCGGACGAGGCCACGGGCACAATGGGGGCATGGCCGGTGTCGGCAGGAGCCGGTGGCCCCGAGCTGAGCGAGGAATGATGACCACGAAACAGTCGGCGACCGTGGACCAGTCCGCGCCCGACCACGAGGCGCTCCTCGGCGAGCTGACCGAGGCGCTGCGGCGGGTGCGCGGGGGCGACCTGAAGGTGCGGCTGCCCCGCCGGGCCGGCCGCGCCGGTGAGGTCGCGGACGCCTTCAACGAGGTCGTGTCGCTCCAGGAGCAGCAGTACCTCGACCTGCGGCGGATCAGCCGGATCGTCGGCCGGGACGGCCGGCTCACCGAGCGCCTGGACGACGAGGGGCTGGACGGCTCCTGGGCGGAGGGGCAGCGGGCGGTCAACTCGCTGATCGACGACCTGGGCCGGCCGACCACCGAGATCGCCCGGGTCATCGTCGCGGTCGCCGACGGCGACCTCTCCCAGCACATGGCCCTGGAGATCGACGGCCGGCCGCTGCGCGGTGAGTACCTGCGCATCGGCCGCACGGTCAACACGATGGTCGACCAGCTCTCGTCCTTCTCGAACGAGGTCACCCGGGTCGCCCGTGAGGTGGGCACCGAGGGCAAGCTCGGCGGCCAGGCCGACGTGCGCGGCGTAGCCGGCACCTGGAAGGACCTCACCGACTCGGTGAACACCATGGCGTCGAACCTGACCGGCCAGGTGCGGTCGATCTCCCAGGTGGCGACGGCGGTGGCCAAGGGCGACCTGTCGCAGAAGATCACGGTCAGCGCGCGCGGCGAGGTCGCCGAGCTGGCCGACACGATGAACTACCTCACCGACACCCTGCGGCTCTTCGCCGAGCAGGTGACCCGGGTGGCCCGCGAGGTGGGCACCGAGGGCAAGCTCGGCGGGCAGGCCGACGTGCCGAACGTGGCCGGCACGTGGAAGGACCTGACCGACAGCGTCAACTCGATGGCGTCGAACCTGACCGCCCAGGTCCGCAACATCGCCCAGGTCTCCACGGCGGTGGCCCGGGGCGACCTGTCGCAGAAGATCACCGTGGCGGCGCAGGGCGAGATCCTGGAGCTGAAGGACACCGTCAACACGATGGTGGACCAGCTGTCGTCGTTCGCCGACGAGGTCACGCGCGTCGCGCGCGAGGTGGGCATCGAGGGCAAGCTGGGCGGCCAGGCCCAGGTGCGCGGCGTCTCCGGCACCTGGCGCGACCTCACCGAGAACGTCAACCAGCTCGCCGGCAACCTGACCAGCCAGGTCCGCAACATCTCCCAGGTCTCCACCGCCGTGGCGAAGGGTGACCTGTCGCAGAAGATCACGGTCGACGCGCAGGGCGAGATCCTGGAGCTGAAGAACACCGTCAACACGATGGTGGACCAGCTGTCGTCGTTCGCCGACGAGGTCACGCGCGTCGCGCGCGAGGTGGGCACGGAGGGCAAGCTGGGCGGTCAGGCCCAGGTGAAGGGCGTCTCGGGTACGTGGCGGGACCTGACCGACAACGTGAACTCGATGGCGTCGAACCTGACGTCGCAGGTGCGCAACATCGCCTCGGTCACCACGGCCGTGGCGAAGGGCGACCTGTCGCAGAAGATCACCGTGGACGCCCGGGGCGAGATCCTGGAGCTGAAGTCGACGGTGAACACGATGGTGGACCAGCTGTCGTCGTTCGCCGACGAGGTGACGCGGGTGGCCCGCGAGGTGGGCACGGAGGGCAAGCTGGGCGGCCAGGCCCAGGTGCGGGGCGTCGCCGGCACCTGGCGGGACCTGACCGACAACGTGAACTCGATGGCCTCCAACCTCACCGCCCAGGTGCGGAACATCGCCCAGGTCTCCACCGCCGTGGCGAAGGGCGACCTGTCGCAGAAGATCACCGTGGACGCCCGGGGCGAGATCCTGGAGCTGAAGTCGACGGTCAACACGATGGTGGACCAGCTGTCGTCGTTCGCCGACGAGGTGACGCGCGTCGCGCGCGAGGTGGGCACGGAGGGCAAGCTCGGCGGCCAGGCCCAGGTCAAGGGCGTCTCGGGTACGTGGCGGGACCTGACCGACAACGTGAACTCGATGGCGTCGAACCTGACGTCGCAGGTGCGCAACATCGCCTCGGTCACCACGGCCGTGGCGAAGGGCGACCTGTCGCAGAAGATCACGGTCGACGCCCAGGGCGAGATCCTGGAGCTGAAGTCGACGGTCAACACGATGGTGGACCAGCTGTCGTCGTTCGCCGACGAGGTCACCCGGGTCGCGCGCGAGGTGGGCAGCGAGGGCAAGCTCGGCGGTCAGGCCCAGGTCAAGGGCGTCTCCGGCACGTGGCGCGACCTCACCGAGAACGTCAACCAGCTCGCTTTGACCCTCACCACCCAGCTGCGCGCCATCGCGCAGGTCTCCACCTCGGTGACCCGGGGCGACCTGACCCAGCGGATCGCGGTCAAGGCGCAGGGCGAGGTCGCCGAGTTGAAGGACAACATCAACCAGATGATCGTCACCCTCCGGGAGACGACCAAGAAGAACGCCGAGCAGGGCTGGCTCGACTCGAACCTGGCCCGGATCGGCGGCCTCCTCCAGGGGCAGCGCGACCTCGGCGAGGTCTGCCGCATGATCATGATGGAGGTGACCCCGCTGGTCGACGCGCAGCTCGGCGCGTTCTTCCTGGCGGACACGTCCGAGGGCGTGATGCGGCTGCGGTTGACCGCCTCCTACGGCTACGTCGCCCGGGGGCACGAGGTCACCTTCGGCCCCGGCGAGGGGCTGGTCGGGCAGGCCGCCCTGTCCCGCCGCACCATCCGGATGGGTGGGGCGCCGGACGGCAAGCTGATGCTCCGCTCCGGGCTCGCCGATACCCCGCCGGCCGACCTGGTCGTACTGCCCGTGCTCTTCGAGGGCGAGCTGCTCGGGGTCATCGAGTTCGCCAGCGTGGCGGCCTTCTCCGAGCTGCACCTGTCGTTCCTGGAGCGGCTCGTGCTCACCACCGGCGTCGCCGTCAACACCATCCAGGCCAACCGGCGTACGGAGGAACTGCTCGCGCAGTCGCAGCGGCTCGCCCACGAGATGCAGGAGCAGTCGGCGGAACTCCAGCGCACCAACGCCGAGCTGGAGGACAAGGCGCAGCTGCTCTCGGAGCAGAAGGGCAACATCGAGACGAAGAACCGGGAGATCGAGCTGGCCCGGCTCGGCCTGGAGGAGAAGGCCCAGCAGCTCACGCGGGCGTCGGCATACAAGTCGGAGTTCCTGGCCAACATGAGCCACGAGCTGCGTACGCCGCTGAACTCGCTGCTGCTGCTGGCCCGGCTG is drawn from Micromonospora sp. NBC_01740 and contains these coding sequences:
- a CDS encoding HAMP domain-containing protein, whose amino-acid sequence is MMTTKQSATVDQSAPDHEALLGELTEALRRVRGGDLKVRLPRRAGRAGEVADAFNEVVSLQEQQYLDLRRISRIVGRDGRLTERLDDEGLDGSWAEGQRAVNSLIDDLGRPTTEIARVIVAVADGDLSQHMALEIDGRPLRGEYLRIGRTVNTMVDQLSSFSNEVTRVAREVGTEGKLGGQADVRGVAGTWKDLTDSVNTMASNLTGQVRSISQVATAVAKGDLSQKITVSARGEVAELADTMNYLTDTLRLFAEQVTRVAREVGTEGKLGGQADVPNVAGTWKDLTDSVNSMASNLTAQVRNIAQVSTAVARGDLSQKITVAAQGEILELKDTVNTMVDQLSSFADEVTRVAREVGIEGKLGGQAQVRGVSGTWRDLTENVNQLAGNLTSQVRNISQVSTAVAKGDLSQKITVDAQGEILELKNTVNTMVDQLSSFADEVTRVAREVGTEGKLGGQAQVKGVSGTWRDLTDNVNSMASNLTSQVRNIASVTTAVAKGDLSQKITVDARGEILELKSTVNTMVDQLSSFADEVTRVAREVGTEGKLGGQAQVRGVAGTWRDLTDNVNSMASNLTAQVRNIAQVSTAVAKGDLSQKITVDARGEILELKSTVNTMVDQLSSFADEVTRVAREVGTEGKLGGQAQVKGVSGTWRDLTDNVNSMASNLTSQVRNIASVTTAVAKGDLSQKITVDAQGEILELKSTVNTMVDQLSSFADEVTRVAREVGSEGKLGGQAQVKGVSGTWRDLTENVNQLALTLTTQLRAIAQVSTSVTRGDLTQRIAVKAQGEVAELKDNINQMIVTLRETTKKNAEQGWLDSNLARIGGLLQGQRDLGEVCRMIMMEVTPLVDAQLGAFFLADTSEGVMRLRLTASYGYVARGHEVTFGPGEGLVGQAALSRRTIRMGGAPDGKLMLRSGLADTPPADLVVLPVLFEGELLGVIEFASVAAFSELHLSFLERLVLTTGVAVNTIQANRRTEELLAQSQRLAHEMQEQSAELQRTNAELEDKAQLLSEQKGNIETKNREIELARLGLEEKAQQLTRASAYKSEFLANMSHELRTPLNSLLLLARLLAENSEQNLTPKQIEFARTIHGAGSDLLSLIDDILDLSKIEAGRMDVEPTAVRFDEIRGYVEQAFAPQAEEKGLDFQVRISKDLPEALVTDAQRLQQILRNLLSNAVKFTDNGAVTLRIAPAPDNTIFDVPALTNAQQVIAFTVVDTGIGISDDKLSLIFEAFQQADGTTSRRYGGTGLGLSISRDLARLLGGSIVVASAPGQGSTFTLFVPDVLAPDAVVAPLPPSPARAGLPSSLLMPPPELPEPASTPATRRLEGTTVLIVDDDVRNVFALTSALELHGLTVLYSDNGADGVRLLAEHPEVDIVLMDAMMPDQDGYETTRQIRRNHRFADLPIVFLTAKAMPGDRESALAAGGSDYITKPVDLDELIELMSSWISGSRTEESS